One part of the Mya arenaria isolate MELC-2E11 chromosome 3, ASM2691426v1 genome encodes these proteins:
- the LOC128226871 gene encoding heat shock 70 kDa protein 12A-like isoform X2, with protein sequence MSYSVKASVQVGNIFQHFQLSKIISSIPWSWVFIVPATWNTKAQTCLTNSEMQSRLSVDTLPLLSDAEAASFACLEELNNIGANKKCLLINWNEAYTEFAEVESSFDKTTRVSFLESKPSNDMDTVQENIQSFMGLGADTGFQFADFTDKSEFTHKLKSELRSVYLEKSGHMSLPLLHNFRQRFSEMSDSRKQEVFGDTAQMRGNKLRIKHEMIAPLVIESLEKTVGYVKEIVSRPENRGVTDIIFFGDFAKYPIVVDILKSKLNISIHVADDVETVILKGGALFWLSPEIVTSRILRIPGNEDYASNIWTEPKVTAQHLVIAAFDLGTTFSGFAYSIGNNPTEIWANKPWYNGEQLLSLKTPTSVLLKPDKTFHSFGFDAENEYSHLAEENNHENWMLFRRFKMLLHQTKDGLHRETTVEDISGRKMPALTIFSMAIRYLKEQLMETLLSSKAGISESDIMYVITVPAIWSDGAKQFMKEAAIEAGIDGKQIGLALEPEVAAIWCRHIQIDVKNELLKPGTRFMVVDVGGGTADVSVQEITPNARLKEIHRPDGGAWGGTNVDNEFFNWIESIFGQKELHNLKKKQICEFFDMVKEFEYKKRNIRNKNVFIQIPFSLREDAIKIENQIENLGLSTQVKLIKDKIQIGADVAKGWFSATINNITLLVKTILEEPHLDNVHLVIMVGGFSECKLLQSAMNDVSPNVRVLIPEDAGIAVLKGAVVFAREPRVITSRVMQCSYGINKPVEYDAKEHDCSKAVIENGKKVVHLFEQFVKINDEVRIGEEIVKGFKPTSLNETRLDIYSSPHPNPRYISDRGCTKIGEIIVKHESGKTMDEKIFDVLFEFGKTEVFVRVILRISGEQFGTKLDCLEAEGKTKPVSGSYLNSDETKIK encoded by the exons ATGAGTTACTCAGTGAAGGCAAGTGTGCAGGTTGGAAATATTTTCCAACATTTCCAGCTCTCAAAAATCATCAG CTCCATACCTTGGAGTTGGGTCTTCATTGTTCCAGCAACTTGGAATACCAAAGCGCAAACCTGCCTTACAAATTCAGAGATGCAG TCGAGGTTGAGCGTTGATACATTACCTTTATTGTCGGACGCAGAAGCTGCTTCGTTCGCATGTCTAGAAGAACTGAATAACATTGGAGCGAACAAAAAGTGCCTTTTAATTAATTGGAATG AAGCTTACACAGAATTTGCTGAAGTTGAATCAAGTTTTGATAAGACGACAAGGGTTTCTTTCCTGGAAAGCAAACCTTCGAACGACATGGATACTGTTCAGGAAAACATCCAATCGTTTATGGGACTTGGTGCCGATACTGGGTTTCAATTTGCAGACTTCACAGACAAATCGGAGTTCACCCATAAATTGAAGTCAGAACTACGAAGCGTATACCTTGAAAAAAGCGGTCATATGAGTTTACCATTACTTCATAATTTTAGACAACGATTTAGTGAAATGAGTGACAGTAGAAAACAAGAAGTTTTCGGAGACACGGCACAAATGCGTGGCAATAAACTTCGCATTAAACATGAAATGATTGCACCATTGGTAATCGAATCATTGGAAAAAACAGTTGGATATGTGAAAGAAATAGTCTCAAGACCAGAGAACAGAGGCGTGACAGACATCATATTTTTCGGCGATTTTGCCAAATATCCAATTGTAGTCGACATATTGAAGAGCAAGTTGAACATATCGATCCATGTAGCAGATGATGTTGAAACGGTTATACTTAAAGGGGGAGCTTTGTTTTGGCTATCTCCAGAGATAGTTACTTCAAGAATTTTGAGAATTCCAGGCAATGAAGATTACGCATCAAATATATGGACTGAACCGAAG gTGACAGCACAGCACCTGGTCATCGCTGCCTTCGATTTAGGAACCACATTCAGTGGATTTGCTTACTCCATAGGAAATAACCCGACAGAAATATGGGCGAACAAACCTTGGTACAATGGTGAACAACTTCTCTCGCTGAAAACGCCGACTTCTGTTCTCCTTAAACCAGATAAGACATTTCATTCATTTGGCTTTGATGCAGAAAACGAATATTCTCATCTTGCTGAAGAAAACAATCATGAAAACTGGATGTTATTCAGAAGATTCAAGATGTTGCTTCATCAAACAAAA GATGGACTTCATAGAGAAACAACAGTTGAAGATATTAGCGGAAGGAAAATGCCTGCCTTGACCATCTTTAGTATGGCCATTCGATATTTGAAAGAACAGCTGATGGAAACGCTTCTATCGAGCAAGGCTGGCATCTCTGAATCTGATATTATGTACGTCATAACAGTACCTGCAATCTGGAGCGATGGTGCAAAACAGTTCATGAAAGAGGCGGCAATAGAG GCTGGTATTGACGGTAAACAGATTGGTTTGGCTCTTGAACCAGAGGTCGCTGCGATTTGGTGTCGGCATATTCAAATCGATGTGAAGAACGAACTTTTAAAACCGGGAACACGGTTTATGGTCGTTGATGTAGGAG GAGGAACCGCAGATGTATCTGTACAGGAAATAACACCCAACGCCAGACTGAAAGAAATACATCGTCCAGATGGCGGGGCTTGGGGAGGAACGAACGTGGATAATGAATTCTTTAATTGGATTGAGTCGATATTTGGACAAAAAGAACTACACAACTTGAAAAAGAAGCAGATCTGCGAATTTTTCGACATGGTGAAAGAATTCGAATACAAAAAACGCAACATTCGCAATAAGAATGTCTTTATTCAAATTCCATTTTCACTTCGAGAAGACGCCATCAAAATAGAGAATCAAATCGAAAATCTTGGTCTGTCCACACAAGTCAAACTGATAAAGGATAAAATACAAATAGGGGCCGATGTTGCAAAGGGTTGGTTTAGTGCAACAATTAACAACATAACCTTGCTCGTTAAGACGATTTTAGAAGAGCCGCATTTAGACAACGTCCACTTAGTGATTATGGTGGGAGGATTTTCGGAGTGCAAGCTTTTACAGTCGGCTATGAACGACGTTTCGCCGAATGTAAGAGTTTTAATTCCAGAAGATGCTGGTATTGCGGTTTTAAAGGGAGCAGTTGTATTTGCACGTGAACCTCGCGTGATTACTTCAAGAGTAATGCAATGCTCGTATGGTATTAACAAACCTGTTGAATACGACGCGAAAGAGCACGATTGCTCAAAGGCCGTGATTGAAAATGGGAAGAAGGTTGTTCAtctttttgaacaatttgtgaaaataaacgATGAAGTACGAATTGGAGAAGAAATTGTAAAAGGTTTTAAACCAACGTCACTAAATGAAACCAGGTTGGACATTTACTCCAGTCCTCACCCAAACCCCCGCTATATTTCCGACAGAGGGTGTACGAAAATCGGAGAAATCATTGTAAAGCATGAAAGTGGAAAAACAATggatgaaaaaatatttgatgtcCTCTTCGAATTTGGGAAAACGGAAGTGTTCGTCCGAGTAATTCTGCGCATTTCTGGGGAACAATTTGGAACCAAATTGGATTGTCTCGAAGCTGAAGGAAAAACAAAACCTGTTTCTGGTTCATATCTGAACTCCGacgaaacaaaaataaaatag
- the LOC128226871 gene encoding heat shock 70 kDa protein 12A-like isoform X1 gives MYAVTAVNFGIRETSIGVTFRNNKRVSAVYFNGNDDVAEITAPSCALLDEKGRLDCFGFEAQQKYNELLSEGKCAGWKYFPTFPALKNHQLINDEVHIADETGELFSANKLLGEIVEYLKNKLLTKIPMYSSIPWSWVFIVPATWNTKAQTCLTNSEMQSRLSVDTLPLLSDAEAASFACLEELNNIGANKKCLLINWNEAYTEFAEVESSFDKTTRVSFLESKPSNDMDTVQENIQSFMGLGADTGFQFADFTDKSEFTHKLKSELRSVYLEKSGHMSLPLLHNFRQRFSEMSDSRKQEVFGDTAQMRGNKLRIKHEMIAPLVIESLEKTVGYVKEIVSRPENRGVTDIIFFGDFAKYPIVVDILKSKLNISIHVADDVETVILKGGALFWLSPEIVTSRILRIPGNEDYASNIWTEPKVTAQHLVIAAFDLGTTFSGFAYSIGNNPTEIWANKPWYNGEQLLSLKTPTSVLLKPDKTFHSFGFDAENEYSHLAEENNHENWMLFRRFKMLLHQTKDGLHRETTVEDISGRKMPALTIFSMAIRYLKEQLMETLLSSKAGISESDIMYVITVPAIWSDGAKQFMKEAAIEAGIDGKQIGLALEPEVAAIWCRHIQIDVKNELLKPGTRFMVVDVGGGTADVSVQEITPNARLKEIHRPDGGAWGGTNVDNEFFNWIESIFGQKELHNLKKKQICEFFDMVKEFEYKKRNIRNKNVFIQIPFSLREDAIKIENQIENLGLSTQVKLIKDKIQIGADVAKGWFSATINNITLLVKTILEEPHLDNVHLVIMVGGFSECKLLQSAMNDVSPNVRVLIPEDAGIAVLKGAVVFAREPRVITSRVMQCSYGINKPVEYDAKEHDCSKAVIENGKKVVHLFEQFVKINDEVRIGEEIVKGFKPTSLNETRLDIYSSPHPNPRYISDRGCTKIGEIIVKHESGKTMDEKIFDVLFEFGKTEVFVRVILRISGEQFGTKLDCLEAEGKTKPVSGSYLNSDETKIK, from the exons atgtatgcTGTTACTGCAGTCAACTTTGGAATACGAGAGACAAGTATAGGTGTTACGTTTAGGAACAATAAAAGGGTCAGTGCAGTTTATTTCAATGGGAACGATGATGTAGCTGAAATAACAGCTCCTTCGTGCGCGCTGTTAGATGAAAAGGGTCGGCTGGACTGTTTTGGATTTGAAGCCCAACAGAAGTACAATGAGTTACTCAGTGAAGGCAAGTGTGCAGGTTGGAAATATTTTCCAACATTTCCAGCTCTCAAAAATCATCAG TTGATAAATGACGAAGTGCATATAGCTGATGAGACCGGTGAGCTTTTCTCTGCCAACAAACTGCTGGGAGAAATTGTTGAGTATTTAAAAAACAAGCTTTTAACGAAAATTCCTATGTACAGCTCCATACCTTGGAGTTGGGTCTTCATTGTTCCAGCAACTTGGAATACCAAAGCGCAAACCTGCCTTACAAATTCAGAGATGCAG TCGAGGTTGAGCGTTGATACATTACCTTTATTGTCGGACGCAGAAGCTGCTTCGTTCGCATGTCTAGAAGAACTGAATAACATTGGAGCGAACAAAAAGTGCCTTTTAATTAATTGGAATG AAGCTTACACAGAATTTGCTGAAGTTGAATCAAGTTTTGATAAGACGACAAGGGTTTCTTTCCTGGAAAGCAAACCTTCGAACGACATGGATACTGTTCAGGAAAACATCCAATCGTTTATGGGACTTGGTGCCGATACTGGGTTTCAATTTGCAGACTTCACAGACAAATCGGAGTTCACCCATAAATTGAAGTCAGAACTACGAAGCGTATACCTTGAAAAAAGCGGTCATATGAGTTTACCATTACTTCATAATTTTAGACAACGATTTAGTGAAATGAGTGACAGTAGAAAACAAGAAGTTTTCGGAGACACGGCACAAATGCGTGGCAATAAACTTCGCATTAAACATGAAATGATTGCACCATTGGTAATCGAATCATTGGAAAAAACAGTTGGATATGTGAAAGAAATAGTCTCAAGACCAGAGAACAGAGGCGTGACAGACATCATATTTTTCGGCGATTTTGCCAAATATCCAATTGTAGTCGACATATTGAAGAGCAAGTTGAACATATCGATCCATGTAGCAGATGATGTTGAAACGGTTATACTTAAAGGGGGAGCTTTGTTTTGGCTATCTCCAGAGATAGTTACTTCAAGAATTTTGAGAATTCCAGGCAATGAAGATTACGCATCAAATATATGGACTGAACCGAAG gTGACAGCACAGCACCTGGTCATCGCTGCCTTCGATTTAGGAACCACATTCAGTGGATTTGCTTACTCCATAGGAAATAACCCGACAGAAATATGGGCGAACAAACCTTGGTACAATGGTGAACAACTTCTCTCGCTGAAAACGCCGACTTCTGTTCTCCTTAAACCAGATAAGACATTTCATTCATTTGGCTTTGATGCAGAAAACGAATATTCTCATCTTGCTGAAGAAAACAATCATGAAAACTGGATGTTATTCAGAAGATTCAAGATGTTGCTTCATCAAACAAAA GATGGACTTCATAGAGAAACAACAGTTGAAGATATTAGCGGAAGGAAAATGCCTGCCTTGACCATCTTTAGTATGGCCATTCGATATTTGAAAGAACAGCTGATGGAAACGCTTCTATCGAGCAAGGCTGGCATCTCTGAATCTGATATTATGTACGTCATAACAGTACCTGCAATCTGGAGCGATGGTGCAAAACAGTTCATGAAAGAGGCGGCAATAGAG GCTGGTATTGACGGTAAACAGATTGGTTTGGCTCTTGAACCAGAGGTCGCTGCGATTTGGTGTCGGCATATTCAAATCGATGTGAAGAACGAACTTTTAAAACCGGGAACACGGTTTATGGTCGTTGATGTAGGAG GAGGAACCGCAGATGTATCTGTACAGGAAATAACACCCAACGCCAGACTGAAAGAAATACATCGTCCAGATGGCGGGGCTTGGGGAGGAACGAACGTGGATAATGAATTCTTTAATTGGATTGAGTCGATATTTGGACAAAAAGAACTACACAACTTGAAAAAGAAGCAGATCTGCGAATTTTTCGACATGGTGAAAGAATTCGAATACAAAAAACGCAACATTCGCAATAAGAATGTCTTTATTCAAATTCCATTTTCACTTCGAGAAGACGCCATCAAAATAGAGAATCAAATCGAAAATCTTGGTCTGTCCACACAAGTCAAACTGATAAAGGATAAAATACAAATAGGGGCCGATGTTGCAAAGGGTTGGTTTAGTGCAACAATTAACAACATAACCTTGCTCGTTAAGACGATTTTAGAAGAGCCGCATTTAGACAACGTCCACTTAGTGATTATGGTGGGAGGATTTTCGGAGTGCAAGCTTTTACAGTCGGCTATGAACGACGTTTCGCCGAATGTAAGAGTTTTAATTCCAGAAGATGCTGGTATTGCGGTTTTAAAGGGAGCAGTTGTATTTGCACGTGAACCTCGCGTGATTACTTCAAGAGTAATGCAATGCTCGTATGGTATTAACAAACCTGTTGAATACGACGCGAAAGAGCACGATTGCTCAAAGGCCGTGATTGAAAATGGGAAGAAGGTTGTTCAtctttttgaacaatttgtgaaaataaacgATGAAGTACGAATTGGAGAAGAAATTGTAAAAGGTTTTAAACCAACGTCACTAAATGAAACCAGGTTGGACATTTACTCCAGTCCTCACCCAAACCCCCGCTATATTTCCGACAGAGGGTGTACGAAAATCGGAGAAATCATTGTAAAGCATGAAAGTGGAAAAACAATggatgaaaaaatatttgatgtcCTCTTCGAATTTGGGAAAACGGAAGTGTTCGTCCGAGTAATTCTGCGCATTTCTGGGGAACAATTTGGAACCAAATTGGATTGTCTCGAAGCTGAAGGAAAAACAAAACCTGTTTCTGGTTCATATCTGAACTCCGacgaaacaaaaataaaatag
- the LOC128226024 gene encoding uncharacterized protein LOC128226024: MQEEKALITLDQEDTLEVEHFDLDKGWAWVVLIACFFALCILGNAQLSVGIIHEVLLERHGACLAVTSWAGALNVALVSLTVHGRTVRFCTYEKRRYLPRSSFKDYDKCLKCNCLRNGLFCSIMAPQCQATEPSICKWVRIGCKGYWVLKSNMDKRCPAKQIPAHSCVI; encoded by the exons ATGCAAGAGGAGAAAGCCTTGATAACATTGGACCAGGAAGACACTCTAGAGGTGGAACATTTTGATTTGGACAAAGGCTGGGCATGGGTCGTTTTAATAGCGTGTTTCTTCGCATTATGTATCCTAGGTAATGCCCAGCTGTCTGTAGGGATCATACATGAGGTCCTTCTGGAAAGGCATGGAGCTTGTTTGGCCGTAACATCATGGGCAGGAGCCTTGAATGTCGCACTAGTGTCATTAACAG TGCATGGTCGGACGGTTAGATTTTGCACCTACGAGAAGCGTCGCTACCTGCCTCGTTCCTCTTTTAAGGACTACGACAAATGCCTAAAGTGCAATTGCTTGAGGAATGGGCTCTTTTGTAGCAT aaTGGCTCCGCAGTGTCAAGCTACAGAGCCTTCTATCTGTAAATGGGTGAGGATTGGCTGTAAGGGTTACTGGGTCCTCAAGAGCAATATGGATAAGCGCTGCCCAGCAAAACAGATTCCGGCACATTCTTGCGTCATCTAA